The following are encoded in a window of Dysidea avara chromosome 4, odDysAvar1.4, whole genome shotgun sequence genomic DNA:
- the LOC136252745 gene encoding delta(24)-sterol reductase-like, which translates to MGQVTSLLNPLGWTLPVVPELDDLTVGGLIMGCGVETSSYKYGLFHNIYVSFELVLADGSVVTCSKEDNPDLFYAVPWSHGTLGFLVSAELQIVKASQYVRIHYKPIQGYSSQQLNDFVECLVYSKSTGVIMAGQYTDGCEPDKDIIPFGNNVMFRYLFGWLVPPPVSLLKLTQTNTTKTLYELHHVVQDILVPVNKMIDTLNMLDKQLRLYPIWICPFKLTSQPGLVHPLGDEDEMYVDIILYGNPQVKPFIAKDCIRNIERFARQVHGFQMLYGDMYMSREEFHEMFDHTCYNEMRKKLNCENAFPEIYDKVCNATQHISPLQIKSIRIMCIKAQYTSFTHEKGITKCRLKCSEERITC; encoded by the exons ATGGGACAGGTGACATCACTACTCAACCCTCTAGGGTGGACCTTACCAGTAGTACCTGAACTAGATGACCTAACAGTGGGAGGTTTGATTATGGGATGTGGTGTAGAGACATCATCGTACAAATATGGATTATTTCACAATATCTATGTTTCCTTTGAACTGGTCCTTGCTGATGGAAGTGTAGTGACTTGTAGTAAAGAAGATAATCCAGACTTGTTCTATGCTGTTCCATGGTCACATGGGACACTCGGCTTCCTAGTCTCAGCTGAGCTGCAGATAGTGAAGGCATCCCAATATGTTAGAATACACTACAAGCCAATACAAGGATACAGCAGTCAACAGCTG AATGATTTTGTGGAGTGTTTAGTCTACTCCAAGTCTACTGGTGTGATCATGGCAGGACAATACACTGATGGATGTGAGCCTGATAAA GATATCATCCCATTTGGTAACAATGTGATGTTCCGTTACTTGTTTGGTTGGCTGGTCCCTCCTCCAGTTTCACTACTCAAATTAACACAAACAAACACTACCAAGACACTATATGAGTTACATCACGTGGTACAAGACATCTTAGTACCCGTGAACAAGATGATTGATACACTAAACATGTTGGATAAACAACTACGGCTCTATCCCATCTGGATATGTCCATTCAAACTGACTTCACAGCCTGGTCTGGTACATCCCCTGGGGGATGAGGATGAGATGTATGTTGATATCATTCTCTATGGTAACCCACAAGTGAAGCCCTTCATTGCTAAGGATTGCATCAGAAATATTGAACGGTTTGCAAGACAAGTCCATGGTTTTCAGATGTTATATGGAGACATGTACATGAGCAGAGAAGAGTTTCATGAGATGTTTGATCACACCTGTTACAATGAAATGAGAAAGAAGTTGAATTGTGAGAATGCCTTTCCTGAAATCTACGACAAAGTTTGCAATGCAACCCAACACATCAGCCCACTGCAAATCAAAAGTATAAGAATAATGTGTATTAAAGCCCAGTACACCTCCTTCACGCATGAAAAAGGGATTACTAAGTGCCGCTTGAAGTGTTCTGAAGAAAGGATTACCTGTTAA